In a single window of the Nodularia spumigena CCY9414 genome:
- the rfbF gene encoding glucose-1-phosphate cytidylyltransferase: MKAVILAGGLGTRLSEETSIRPKPMVEIGGKPILWHIMKTYSTHGINDFIICCGYKGYIIKEYFANYFLHMSDVTFDMRFNQMSIHSGYAEPWRVTLVNTGDYTMTGGRLKRISEHIGNSTFCFTYGDGVSNINITELINFHKEQQTLATLSAVQPAGRFGAISLGQEQTKINSFREKPEGDGAWINGGYFVLEPEVINLIADDSTVWEKEPLEKLAQMNQLSAFKHNDFWQPMDTLRDKNHLEELWKSGHAPWKVW, translated from the coding sequence ATGAAAGCGGTAATTCTAGCTGGAGGGCTTGGTACACGCCTCAGTGAAGAAACTAGTATCAGACCTAAGCCAATGGTTGAAATTGGTGGGAAACCAATTCTTTGGCACATTATGAAGACTTACTCTACCCACGGCATTAATGACTTTATCATTTGTTGTGGATATAAAGGTTACATCATTAAAGAGTATTTTGCCAATTACTTTTTACATATGTCAGATGTTACCTTTGATATGCGATTTAATCAGATGAGTATACATTCTGGTTATGCTGAACCCTGGCGTGTCACCTTAGTCAATACGGGCGATTACACAATGACAGGTGGACGCTTAAAGCGCATCAGTGAGCATATTGGTAACAGCACTTTTTGCTTCACTTATGGCGATGGTGTAAGTAACATCAATATCACAGAGTTAATTAACTTCCATAAAGAACAACAAACCTTAGCGACACTCAGCGCCGTTCAACCAGCAGGACGCTTTGGTGCGATTTCTTTAGGACAAGAGCAAACTAAAATCAACAGCTTTCGGGAAAAACCGGAAGGTGATGGTGCATGGATTAACGGCGGTTACTTTGTTTTAGAACCGGAAGTAATTAACTTGATTGCTGATGACTCTACAGTTTGGGAGAAAGAACCATTAGAAAAACTGGCACAGATGAATCAGTTATCTGCTTTTAAACATAATGATTTTTGGCAGCCGATGGATACTTTACGTGATAAAAACCACCTAGAAGAGCTATGGAAAAGTGGTCATGCTCCTTGGAAAGTCTGGTAA
- a CDS encoding tetratricopeptide repeat protein, whose translation MQVLRCLPKPEIINLSVSLGRGGEACIYAIPSCGDLVAKVYHKPTVAHAQKLRAMLANPPENPTASLGHISIAWPQDLLQATDQGNGIIGFLMPRIYGMRPIIDFYNPKTRREHCPLFNYQYLLRTARNLAAAFAALHNSGYCVGDVNESNILVSDTALVTLVDTDSFQVYDPDQNLVYRCSVGKPEFTPPELQNKTFAQHDRQIPHDLFGLAVLIFQLLMEGTHPFSGIFQGISEPPPYEARIAAGHFTYSQKRQVPYSPTPIAPAWEVLHPKLQELFLRCFEDGHHDPQMRPTAQTWLSVLAEAEDSLITCTTNPQHRYNNHLDSCPWCERTLRLGGRDPFPSPRAVENREHLRPRVVPKRRYTQRPRSPQPVSPQYQVNYWQSVATPGFSPYQHRKKTKFYPAILCLLGFGLLGYLDVVIKFTRPYVSQNAYTQQTLIARSHKPPEDTLSFADYYKAGHAAYQIRDYDQAVKKFSQAIEQQPTSSRAYVNRGNARYNLRDYEGALKDYNQALEINPEEVKAFVNRGNARYMMAEYSHDPDREYQLAIADFNQALGINKQEIEAYIRRGIVRSKMARYSSESVQVYQQAIVDLTQAIRLNASRAEAYFQRGEIRYKMAQFSSNFIPEYQQVIADFNEALKINGSLAKVYLKRGMIRYELTQYTGKEFDPNNLKAIEDLQTAAKLSLEQEDTESYQQALSSICVIIESQCTALLQSSAIWEYTGNN comes from the coding sequence ATGCAGGTCTTACGTTGTCTTCCCAAACCAGAAATTATCAACCTCAGCGTTAGTTTGGGGCGTGGCGGTGAAGCTTGTATCTATGCAATACCGTCTTGTGGTGATTTAGTAGCCAAGGTTTATCACAAGCCCACAGTTGCTCACGCCCAAAAACTCCGGGCGATGCTGGCTAACCCTCCAGAAAACCCTACGGCTAGCTTGGGGCATATTTCCATTGCTTGGCCCCAGGATTTATTACAGGCGACAGATCAAGGCAATGGTATCATTGGCTTTTTGATGCCCCGGATTTACGGGATGCGCCCAATTATTGACTTTTACAATCCCAAAACCCGTCGCGAACATTGTCCTTTATTCAATTATCAGTATTTGCTGCGTACAGCTCGCAATTTAGCGGCGGCTTTTGCGGCTTTGCATAATAGTGGGTATTGCGTTGGTGACGTAAATGAGTCAAATATTCTCGTCAGTGATACAGCACTGGTGACTTTGGTAGATACTGACTCTTTCCAAGTATACGATCCTGATCAGAATCTTGTTTATCGCTGTTCAGTGGGTAAACCAGAGTTTACTCCACCAGAACTACAAAATAAAACTTTTGCTCAACACGATCGCCAAATTCCCCATGACTTGTTTGGCTTGGCGGTGTTGATTTTTCAACTTTTAATGGAAGGTACTCACCCCTTTTCGGGAATCTTTCAAGGTATTTCTGAGCCACCCCCTTACGAAGCCCGCATTGCTGCGGGACATTTCACTTACAGTCAAAAGCGCCAAGTACCTTATAGCCCTACCCCCATCGCACCTGCTTGGGAAGTGCTTCATCCCAAGTTGCAAGAATTGTTTTTACGTTGCTTTGAGGATGGTCATCATGACCCACAGATGCGCCCCACTGCTCAAACTTGGCTATCAGTTTTAGCTGAAGCCGAAGATAGCCTGATTACTTGTACTACTAATCCTCAGCATCGCTACAACAACCATTTAGATAGTTGTCCTTGGTGTGAACGGACTTTGCGCTTAGGTGGACGTGATCCATTTCCATCACCTAGAGCAGTAGAGAATCGCGAACATCTGCGCCCGCGAGTCGTACCAAAAAGGCGTTACACCCAGCGTCCACGTTCTCCACAACCAGTCAGTCCGCAGTATCAAGTAAATTATTGGCAGTCAGTAGCTACTCCTGGCTTTTCTCCTTATCAACATCGCAAAAAGACCAAGTTTTATCCTGCTATTTTGTGTTTACTAGGTTTTGGTCTGTTGGGGTATTTGGACGTAGTAATTAAATTTACTCGTCCATACGTTTCTCAAAATGCCTACACTCAACAAACTTTGATAGCTCGTTCCCACAAACCACCAGAAGACACTCTCAGTTTCGCAGATTACTATAAAGCCGGTCATGCTGCTTACCAAATTCGAGATTATGACCAAGCAGTCAAAAAGTTTAGCCAAGCCATAGAACAGCAACCGACAAGTTCCAGAGCTTATGTTAACCGAGGCAATGCCCGCTATAATTTGAGAGATTATGAAGGCGCTCTCAAAGACTATAACCAAGCTTTAGAGATTAACCCCGAAGAAGTTAAAGCTTTTGTCAACCGAGGTAATGCTCGTTATATGATGGCTGAATATAGCCATGATCCTGATCGAGAATATCAGCTAGCGATCGCTGACTTTAATCAAGCTCTGGGGATCAATAAGCAGGAAATTGAAGCCTATATTAGAAGAGGTATTGTCCGTTCTAAAATGGCTAGATATAGCAGTGAATCTGTGCAAGTTTATCAACAAGCAATTGTTGATTTGACCCAGGCGATTCGACTGAATGCATCCAGAGCAGAAGCTTATTTTCAGCGCGGTGAAATTCGCTATAAAATGGCACAATTTAGCAGTAACTTTATTCCAGAATATCAACAGGTAATCGCTGACTTTAACGAAGCACTAAAAATAAATGGCAGCTTGGCGAAAGTCTATCTCAAGCGAGGGATGATTCGCTATGAACTTACACAATATACTGGCAAGGAATTTGACCCCAATAATCTCAAGGCTATTGAAGATTTACAAACAGCAGCCAAACTTTCCTTAGAGCAAGAGGATACAGAAAGCTACCAGCAAGCACTTAGCAGTATCTGTGTAATTATAGAAAGCCAATGTACTGCTTTATTACAAAGCTCTGCTATATGGGAATATACAGGGAACAATTAA
- a CDS encoding PP2C family serine/threonine-protein phosphatase, which translates to MARLILRQLAAVKKSMNTTSKKISHWRVVAASVCGTSHIRNKQLCQDAHHWQLLPSNVLVIAAADGAGSASQGKVGAMVAVETAIENLSLQEITPDSLADDAIVQSLLNEALLAAKKAVEDEAVACSKQPQDLATTLIIMVATPDMVAVVQIGDGLAVAKDHMGNLVALTIPDNGEHINETTFLTSPDALDTAQMRLWRESIVNIGVLTDGLQMVALNMVLGEPHKPFFFPLFDFVENAEDQTLAKEQLVRFLGSERITQRTDDDLTLILAGFQSAVKPYDSCA; encoded by the coding sequence ATGGCGCGGCTTATACTCAGACAGCTAGCTGCTGTGAAAAAATCTATGAACACAACATCAAAAAAGATATCTCATTGGCGAGTAGTCGCCGCATCTGTATGTGGTACAAGTCACATCAGAAACAAGCAGCTATGTCAAGATGCTCACCACTGGCAGCTCTTGCCAAGTAATGTATTGGTAATTGCTGCTGCTGATGGTGCTGGTTCAGCCAGTCAGGGAAAAGTGGGAGCAATGGTAGCTGTAGAAACAGCAATAGAAAACCTTTCTCTCCAAGAAATTACTCCAGACTCCCTTGCAGATGATGCAATTGTGCAATCACTATTGAATGAAGCCTTACTAGCCGCCAAAAAAGCAGTAGAGGATGAAGCGGTAGCTTGTAGCAAACAGCCTCAAGATTTAGCAACTACCTTAATTATTATGGTTGCCACACCAGATATGGTGGCAGTTGTACAAATTGGAGACGGTTTAGCAGTAGCCAAAGATCATATGGGTAACTTAGTGGCACTGACAATACCTGACAATGGCGAACACATCAACGAGACGACTTTTTTAACTTCGCCTGATGCCTTAGATACCGCGCAAATGAGATTATGGCGTGAATCCATAGTGAATATTGGAGTCCTTACCGATGGACTACAAATGGTGGCTTTAAACATGGTTCTGGGTGAACCTCACAAACCATTCTTTTTTCCCTTATTCGACTTTGTAGAGAATGCGGAAGATCAAACATTAGCCAAAGAGCAGTTGGTGCGGTTTTTAGGTTCTGAGCGGATTACGCAACGTACTGATGATGATCTGACGCTGATTTTAGCCGGCTTCCAGAGTGCTGTAAAGCCCTACGATAGCTGCGCTTAG
- a CDS encoding vWA domain-containing protein: MHDTLKLDEIVEFAENPEPRCPCVLLLDTSGSMQGDAIEALNQGLLSLKDELVKNSLAARRVEVAIVTFDSNVNIVQDFVTADQFNPPILTAQGLTTMGAGIHKALDMVQERKSLYRTNGIAYYRPWVFMITDGEPQGELDHLIEQAAQRLQGEEANKRVAFFTVGVENANMMRLNQLAVRTPLKLKGLNFIEMFVWLSASMSAVSHSQVDEQVALPPIGWGTL; encoded by the coding sequence ATGCACGATACCTTAAAACTCGATGAAATAGTTGAATTTGCTGAAAACCCTGAACCACGTTGTCCTTGTGTGCTATTGCTGGACACATCTGGCTCAATGCAAGGAGATGCAATAGAGGCGTTAAATCAGGGCTTGTTGAGTTTAAAGGATGAATTAGTCAAAAATTCCTTAGCAGCCAGAAGAGTTGAAGTAGCCATTGTCACATTTGATAGTAACGTCAATATAGTCCAAGACTTTGTGACAGCCGATCAATTTAACCCGCCAATATTGACAGCACAGGGACTAACGACAATGGGCGCGGGAATTCATAAAGCATTAGACATGGTGCAAGAGCGTAAATCTCTATATCGTACCAATGGCATTGCTTACTATCGTCCTTGGGTATTTATGATTACAGATGGAGAACCGCAAGGGGAATTAGATCATCTGATAGAGCAAGCAGCGCAGCGCCTGCAAGGAGAGGAAGCCAATAAACGAGTTGCATTCTTCACAGTAGGTGTAGAAAACGCTAACATGATGCGCTTAAATCAATTAGCCGTGAGGACTCCGCTCAAACTGAAAGGACTGAATTTTATTGAGATGTTTGTTTGGTTGTCAGCTAGTATGTCAGCAGTTTCCCATTCCCAGGTAGATGAACAGGTAGCACTACCACCGATTGGCTGGGGGACTCTTTAA
- a CDS encoding response regulator, with product MNNIGTFTALRPQRLLRHLSNCYDTTCLQAFSNLVTWSIYLKQGKITYATHSVEPFDRLERHLRRLSYQIPGLTSEIRVQLRLMFETDLHNQFREYHGDTNNHPADYQAINWLMNQGYLNTQQATLLIEELVKEVVESFLLIKNGHFAFSYFPPEASEICRLDVEKVIEFCQIQLDNWLSLTPYISSPYQRPYLLFTNIVQSQAFSDIQPNLTTWMKGFSLRHLAVMMNQDEIELAKILYPYIVKGGIILHEPDPPFDQLPITELFHKNLVAIPVDTLKNTSQSDSDIVVEEFQDISAPIGENIQELTISNNINPTAERVTAATVSTKKVYKVVSVDDSPTILQEISRFLDSETFVVIAINNPLKAVMSIIRHKPDLILLDLNMPVIDGYELCRVIRNNSMFKNTPVIFVTGSKGIIDQVKARLVGASGYLTKPFTRVELHKIIFRHLS from the coding sequence ATGAATAATATTGGCACTTTCACAGCATTACGTCCTCAGCGTTTGTTAAGACATTTATCTAATTGTTATGATACTACTTGTCTACAAGCTTTTAGTAACTTAGTTACTTGGTCAATTTACCTAAAGCAGGGGAAAATAACCTACGCAACCCATTCAGTAGAACCTTTTGACCGACTAGAACGCCATCTGCGTCGCCTGAGTTATCAAATTCCAGGGCTTACTAGTGAAATTCGTGTCCAATTACGCTTAATGTTTGAAACTGACTTACATAATCAGTTCAGAGAATATCATGGTGATACGAATAATCATCCTGCTGATTATCAAGCTATTAACTGGTTGATGAATCAAGGGTATTTGAATACTCAACAAGCAACATTACTGATTGAAGAATTAGTTAAAGAAGTAGTTGAATCATTTTTATTAATTAAAAATGGTCATTTTGCATTCAGCTATTTCCCGCCAGAAGCATCAGAAATATGCAGATTAGATGTAGAAAAAGTTATAGAATTTTGCCAAATTCAATTAGATAATTGGTTGTCTTTAACACCTTATATTTCTTCACCTTATCAGCGCCCATATCTGTTGTTTACCAATATAGTTCAAAGTCAAGCTTTTTCAGATATCCAGCCAAATTTAACTACCTGGATGAAGGGTTTCAGCCTACGCCATCTTGCGGTGATGATGAATCAAGATGAAATTGAATTGGCTAAAATACTATATCCTTACATTGTCAAAGGTGGAATTATATTACATGAACCAGATCCACCTTTTGATCAATTACCGATAACAGAATTATTTCACAAGAATTTAGTAGCCATACCAGTAGATACGCTCAAGAATACGAGCCAATCTGACTCAGATATTGTTGTAGAGGAATTCCAGGATATTTCTGCTCCTATAGGAGAAAATATTCAGGAACTAACAATATCAAATAACATAAATCCTACTGCTGAAAGAGTAACTGCTGCTACTGTAAGCACCAAAAAAGTCTATAAAGTTGTTTCTGTAGATGATAGTCCAACAATTCTCCAAGAAATTAGCCGTTTTTTAGACAGTGAAACTTTTGTTGTCATTGCAATCAATAACCCGCTCAAAGCTGTAATGTCGATTATTCGACACAAGCCAGATTTAATTTTACTGGATTTAAATATGCCAGTAATTGACGGTTATGAGTTGTGTCGGGTTATACGAAATAATTCGATGTTTAAAAATACTCCGGTGATTTTTGTCACAGGTTCTAAGGGAATTATTGATCAGGTAAAAGCGCGATTAGTAGGAGCATCTGGATATTTAACGAAACCTTTTACAAGAGTAGAGTTACACAAAATAATTTTTAGACACTTGAGTTAA
- a CDS encoding AI-2E family transporter, with translation MNLGQWIGLIAIVLSLYILWQIRQVLLLIFAAVVLAVTLNRLAKRIQGFGVRRGFAVVLSVVLFFVGVVCFFWLIVPPFAQQFQELTYRVPQGFDRFNSWIQRLETLIPNQLVPYIPDFNHLIAQAQPFLNQILGNSFAFVSGSLEVLLKILLVLVLTGMFLAEPQAYRKLFIRLFPSFYRTKVDGILDKCELSLERWITGAFIAMSVVGILSVIGLSVLGVKAALALGVLAGFLNLIPNLGPTLSLIPAMAIALLDTPWKPLLVFILYFVVQQIDANLVTPTIMANRVSLLPAVTLISQLFFVTFFGFLGLFLALPLTVVAKIWLEEVLIKDVLDQWGKSHHQETELVIISESSLSDIDWKEETPNGDQEPQLDQILPQEE, from the coding sequence GTGAACCTTGGTCAATGGATCGGCTTAATCGCCATAGTCCTTTCTTTATATATCTTATGGCAAATTCGGCAGGTGTTATTGCTGATATTTGCCGCCGTCGTCTTAGCTGTCACCTTAAATCGCCTAGCCAAACGTATTCAAGGCTTTGGCGTGAGACGTGGCTTTGCTGTTGTCCTGTCGGTAGTTCTTTTTTTCGTGGGGGTTGTGTGTTTTTTCTGGCTGATTGTGCCACCTTTTGCACAGCAGTTTCAAGAACTCACTTATCGGGTTCCTCAAGGGTTTGATCGTTTTAATAGTTGGATACAACGACTAGAAACTTTAATTCCTAACCAATTGGTTCCTTACATCCCAGATTTCAATCATCTCATTGCACAGGCACAACCTTTTCTGAATCAGATATTGGGAAACTCTTTCGCTTTTGTTTCTGGCTCTTTAGAAGTCCTACTCAAGATTTTATTAGTCTTAGTATTAACAGGAATGTTCTTAGCCGAACCTCAAGCCTATCGCAAATTATTTATTCGCCTGTTTCCCTCCTTTTATCGCACAAAAGTAGACGGGATTTTAGATAAATGTGAACTGTCATTAGAGAGATGGATTACAGGTGCTTTCATTGCCATGAGTGTAGTGGGAATATTGAGTGTGATAGGCTTATCTGTGTTGGGTGTCAAGGCGGCTCTAGCTTTAGGAGTTTTAGCAGGATTTCTCAACTTAATTCCTAATTTAGGCCCCACATTGAGTCTTATCCCAGCAATGGCGATCGCTTTGTTAGATACTCCCTGGAAACCTCTGTTGGTATTCATTCTCTATTTTGTAGTTCAACAAATTGATGCTAACTTGGTTACTCCCACAATCATGGCCAATCGAGTTTCATTGCTACCAGCAGTGACATTAATTTCACAACTATTTTTTGTGACTTTCTTTGGGTTTTTAGGCTTATTTTTAGCCCTACCTTTGACTGTTGTTGCTAAGATTTGGCTGGAAGAAGTATTGATTAAAGATGTTTTAGATCAATGGGGCAAAAGTCACCACCAAGAAACTGAGTTAGTCATAATTTCTGAATCTTCCCTGTCAGATATTGACTGGAAGGAAGAAACTCCAAATGGCGACCAAGAGCCGCAACTTGATCAGATTTTACCACAAGAAGAGTAA
- a CDS encoding DUF2795 domain-containing protein, translated as MAVSAIDISRSLSGIDFPVNKDGLVNHARQKNANQEIIDTLQQMPEREYGNMADVEHAFGEVK; from the coding sequence ATGGCAGTATCAGCAATTGACATTTCCAGAAGTCTCAGTGGCATAGACTTTCCGGTAAACAAAGACGGTTTAGTCAACCATGCTAGACAGAAAAATGCCAACCAAGAGATAATTGACACCCTCCAACAAATGCCAGAACGGGAATATGGCAACATGGCAGATGTAGAACACGCCTTTGGTGAAGTGAAATAA
- a CDS encoding SDR family oxidoreductase, protein MTSASYIFLAGASRGVGREIAKYLSAQNLQVKALLRNESAVAELESMGIETVMGDALDISDVERAIIADQPIHTVISTIGGLPSEGERADFLGNKNIIDAAVKAGVHRFILVSSIGTGNSAGALPPQALATLGPVLVEKDKAEQHLITSGLIYTIIRPGGLKSEPATGNGILTEDPRIVGTIHRPDVAELVCKSLNSQRSHYKTLSAVDKNMLAGEPEFVEFTLD, encoded by the coding sequence ATGACAAGTGCATCTTACATTTTTCTGGCTGGCGCAAGCCGTGGTGTTGGGCGAGAAATTGCCAAATACTTAAGCGCCCAAAATCTTCAGGTAAAAGCACTCCTGAGAAATGAGTCAGCTGTTGCTGAACTAGAATCAATGGGTATTGAAACTGTCATGGGAGATGCTTTAGATATCAGCGATGTCGAGCGTGCAATAATTGCAGATCAGCCTATCCACACAGTTATTAGTACCATTGGCGGCTTACCTTCGGAAGGTGAAAGGGCTGATTTCCTCGGTAACAAAAATATCATTGATGCGGCTGTTAAAGCTGGAGTACATAGGTTTATTTTGGTGTCTTCTATTGGTACTGGGAATAGCGCTGGTGCTTTACCTCCCCAAGCTTTAGCCACTCTGGGACCTGTGTTAGTGGAAAAGGATAAGGCTGAACAACACTTAATTACTAGTGGACTGATTTATACAATAATTCGTCCTGGTGGGTTGAAATCGGAACCAGCCACAGGTAATGGGATTTTAACTGAAGATCCCCGGATTGTTGGTACTATTCATCGCCCTGATGTGGCGGAGTTGGTTTGTAAAAGTCTAAATTCTCAGCGTTCTCATTATAAAACTTTGTCGGCAGTGGATAAAAATATGTTGGCTGGGGAACCAGAGTTTGTAGAATTTACCTTAGATTAA
- a CDS encoding pyridoxal phosphate-dependent aminotransferase produces the protein MDSLTSRMQAVQSPIIPVVGELIQNSPGTISLGQGVVSYNPPPEAIELLPQFLAESSNNLYKAVEGIPPLLSALAEKLQTFNKIAINQDNCIVVTAGSNMAFMNAILAITSPGDEIILNTPYYFNHEMAIAMAGCRAVLVATDTNYHLRPEAIAQAITPKTRAIVTISPNNPTGVIYTEAALKQVNQICGTHGIYHISDEAYEYFTYNGVKHISPGSFSGSREYTISLYSLSKAYGFASWRIGYMVIPQHLFVAVKKIQDTILICPPVVSQYAALGALQAKPEYLQKNIGAISQVREIVIDALKPLEGLCSIAPANGAFYFFLKVHTQMDAFELVKRLIKEHQVAVIPGTTFGIESGCYLRVAYGALQKDTAKAGIERLVKGLQILLRNGENRNLKIK, from the coding sequence ATGGACTCCCTAACCTCCCGTATGCAGGCGGTACAGTCGCCAATTATTCCTGTGGTTGGGGAATTAATTCAAAATTCTCCCGGCACAATTTCTTTAGGACAGGGTGTAGTTTCATACAACCCACCGCCAGAAGCCATTGAGCTTTTACCCCAATTTTTAGCAGAATCTTCTAATAATTTATACAAAGCTGTTGAGGGAATTCCCCCATTATTATCAGCGCTGGCGGAAAAGTTACAAACCTTCAACAAGATTGCAATTAATCAAGATAACTGCATTGTAGTGACTGCGGGAAGCAATATGGCGTTTATGAATGCTATTTTGGCGATTACTTCCCCAGGTGACGAAATTATCCTGAATACGCCTTATTATTTTAATCATGAGATGGCGATCGCAATGGCTGGTTGTCGTGCCGTATTGGTCGCCACAGATACCAATTATCACCTGCGTCCAGAGGCGATCGCCCAAGCAATTACCCCCAAAACACGAGCTATAGTTACAATATCCCCAAATAATCCCACAGGAGTTATTTATACAGAAGCCGCATTAAAACAGGTAAATCAAATCTGTGGAACTCATGGCATTTACCACATTAGCGATGAAGCCTATGAATATTTTACCTACAATGGCGTAAAACACATTTCTCCCGGCTCATTTAGTGGTAGTAGAGAGTACACAATTTCCCTGTATAGCCTTTCTAAAGCCTATGGTTTTGCCAGTTGGCGGATTGGTTATATGGTAATTCCGCAGCACCTATTTGTCGCCGTCAAAAAAATTCAAGATACGATATTGATTTGTCCGCCCGTTGTTTCTCAGTATGCAGCATTAGGAGCATTACAAGCCAAGCCAGAGTATTTACAGAAAAACATTGGTGCTATTTCCCAAGTCCGAGAAATAGTCATAGATGCCCTCAAACCCCTAGAAGGTTTATGTAGCATAGCACCTGCCAATGGCGCGTTTTACTTTTTCCTCAAAGTTCATACTCAGATGGATGCCTTTGAATTAGTTAAAAGGTTAATTAAAGAACATCAAGTAGCAGTGATTCCCGGAACAACCTTCGGGATAGAATCAGGATGTTATCTGAGGGTTGCTTATGGTGCGCTGCAAAAAGATACCGCCAAAGCAGGTATAGAAAGATTAGTAAAAGGCTTGCAAATTTTACTGAGGAATGGGGAAAACAGGAACCTCAAAATCAAATAA
- a CDS encoding DUF29 family protein translates to MTQELTDLRNSILQGNYADALAIVDELEGMSKKAILRQIKSFLKILLIHLIKNQVEQRLTNSWVASIRNAILEIQDVNLKENKKSYYVNQDEWEDFINEVVIESSIADASLEVMNGKYSQFQLAEIIDRTQLIENALNFLGLTYSYSAKELPAIVAESLTQLPGGED, encoded by the coding sequence ATGACACAGGAACTCACCGACCTCAGAAATAGTATTTTACAAGGAAATTACGCAGATGCTTTGGCAATTGTTGATGAGTTAGAGGGGATGAGTAAAAAAGCAATTCTGCGGCAGATTAAATCTTTTCTCAAGATTTTGTTGATCCATTTAATTAAAAATCAAGTAGAACAGCGATTAACAAATTCTTGGGTAGCTTCTATTCGCAATGCAATTTTAGAAATTCAAGACGTGAATCTCAAAGAAAATAAAAAATCCTATTATGTCAATCAAGATGAATGGGAAGATTTCATAAATGAGGTAGTAATTGAAAGTTCTATAGCTGATGCCAGTTTAGAAGTGATGAATGGCAAGTATAGTCAATTTCAACTAGCTGAAATTATAGATAGAACCCAGTTAATTGAGAATGCTTTGAATTTTTTGGGATTAACTTATTCCTATTCAGCCAAGGAGTTACCAGCAATTGTGGCAGAAAGTTTAACTCAATTACCGGGTGGTGAAGATTAG